The Cryptococcus neoformans var. grubii H99 chromosome 4, complete sequence genome contains the following window.
GATGGTAtcggtggaggtggaggtggaggcgaACGCCGACGGTCGTGTGCGAAGGCTTCTTcgagggggagaaggattgACTAGGGGGGGCATTGTCATGGCGTGGTTGGAGGAGGGGCGGGAGGCGGGGCcgggggaagatgatgatgaccaGGGTGTATCGAGTAGGCTGTGATTGGGTTTATTTACCGAGGCGGAGATCTGTGCGCTTATTAGACGCGGATCACGCCACCCTGCCCGCCGGGGAAAGTGCATCAAAACAAACATTACAGCCACAGAAGTAGTAGGCAGGAGGAGGTAAGATGATGCAATTTCATATATGTATGGCATCTCCCTATTTGACTAGATATATATGATGACCCAAAAAGTcaaaagagatgaaagcATTCAATCTACAAAATTGCGCAGATTATATAATAGATGTACAACCTATCTACAATCCATCTCGGCTCGCTCCATAAACTCTTTCAGATAATTATCGTCCATAGCTATAAGGATCAACATTAAACAAGGCGCCTTGCATAAAAAACCCAAGAGCTTACCACTGATCTCCTCCAGGTATCTGTTGACCCTATCCCGAAACATCTTGGCCATCTTCCCTTCAATAGTACAACCGAGCTTCGTCATTTCAACGGCAAAGTCAAAAGTCTGCCATTGCCCACATCAGTACGAGGTGCAAGGAAAAACACAAGGTCCTCGGGCTCTTACTCTGATGGCgaggttcttcttcttatccCTGTATTTCTTTTGTGCATTCTTGTTCTGCAAATTCCTTTTTTCAGACGCTCGCCtacccttttccttctttctgatTGCCCCTTTTGCTTGCCGCTCAAGCTGGGCGACCTGTACCTTGGACGATGAGCTAGCAAGACGGTGCCTAAAAGAAGTCGATGCTTTCGATATGCAACCTCGTGAACGTGAAGGctcagaagatgaggaaacTGTATAGTCTGACTCTGCGGACGAGGCTGCAGTTGAGCTTGGGTTTGGCGGCGAATCCGGAATGGAACATTGCCGATGCTGAAGTTCGCTAGCATTTCGTGACCTTACCCTAATAGAACGACGAACCCAGGTCAATGACTCCTTTTTGTTTGCGTTGGATCTCTTTGCAGGTAAATCGGCTTGAGACCGACCGAGTTGAGGGTATCGAGTAGAGTGTTGCTCATCCAGCCCAGAGACGAGCAGTTCAGACAGCGCGGGAGGGGGAGTCGATGGGTAAAGATGAGTGGAAGTCCTAGGAGTTGAGATGCAAAGAGAAGGGTACTGAGGCAGGTTATGAATATGGTCATTCTAGAGGTGATCAGCTCTGAGTGAAAGTATCAAATTCCGAATGAACTCACTGTCACACTCATATCgtcatccatcttccaatCCATGTCTTCACTATACGccacttccttctcgtTTTCATGCGATaaatcctcttccgaataataatcatcttcctcaacagCCACTTCCAGGCCAGTATATTGACGTATAGATGTACCCGCTCGCGAACGATGGTGACCAGCAAACAGCTCAATAGGGGACCCAGAGTGAGGTATCTCCGGGGTAGCTACCAAGGGGTGAGGAGCAGACGATGAGGAGTCAAACCCCGGAAATGGGTCTACAGCCAGTCAGCAAAGAACGACTGGTTATGCCCTTAAACATACCGAACAGATCTTGCTCGTCGTACATTTTTGGGAACGCAAAAGATGACAGGTCTAAAAACTGTTCCTCTGCTCCGTGTTGATTGGTGGCTACGAGCACATGTTCGTTAATGACAAGATTTTAGATATCTTGGACATGTATGAGTAGAGAAGCACTAACTCTCAATTGAAGCGGTAACAGACATCTTGTTCAGTGAGTGATTAGTTGTGGACAAGCTGCAATCCAAATTCGTCACCGGGAGACACTTAAATTTGGActtcccctctttccttatagtcttctcctttggtccatccatcatcctccgcTTAGTTGAAGGCGACATCTGTGGAGGGTATAAGAATCGTGGCCCCCCTCTAGAGTAGACCGAGACATTTTGAAACTACGCCAATCATTATGCAGTCCTTTCGGAGAACATTGCAGGTAAAAGATACCCATATTATATTGCCATATATTAACAATCAAAATTTGCTAACCATCATTAGCATTGAAACCAGGGTGGAGGAAAGGTATGTCGCTGATGGCCAATGCGTCCTGATTAAGTGCTAGATAATTTGTCTTGAATTGCTGATGGAGGTTATCCGGGTCCCTCAGAtaagaggaaggaagaaggacgtgTCAAAGGATGGATGACGCATCGGGGCGTAGTATTGATTGATGCTGGCCGGCGATGTGATCGCAATAGATGACAGGCTACAGATCAGACGTGCTAAAGGTTAGTTGTCAAATAATTTTAGCTTTCAGTCGTGGCATTTGCTTCTGGATTATTATTAGCGGATCAAAAGTCAAGGGCCGGACGGTAGACAGTAGACCATAGATCGGACTGAGACAACGTGATGAGATATAATACACCTGCAAGTGTCTGACGTTGTCCTTAATGATGCTTTATCGTACAATGTGAACCGTGGAAAAGCTTCCGCCAGCTGAACGATCGGAGTCCACAAAGTTTGCTCAACGCACCTGCATATAGCGCATCAGTGACTGGACAATACGACAATCAATGCTGGGCAGACTCACAATCGCTCTTACTCGACAAATCTCGTACTATTCAACACAATCCTTGAAACATGAATAGATTAAACTCATGCAGATAAACATCACAAAGCACAATCAGGTGAGATATCAGAAACCAAGCGTAAGACGTCTACAAAAGGCAAAAGCTAATCGAAAAGAACAATGGgtctctcatcatcctccgccCCCATTGCTCGACCATCACCTCCTTGTCCGTCCCTgcaccttcctccaccagaTCTACTTCAACCCAGTGCCACACACGCACACACATTCGCCTGTGGGATGAGGGTTTAGCAGCATCCACCAGCGGTCTTCTGCTCCACGTTCTGCCCAAGACCTTTGATGGTGGACTTGGCACCAGGTCCAGAAGCCATAGTAGATGATCCCATTCTAGTTTATGTTAACAGACCAACCTCTTCGCTGAAAATATGTAACTCACCGGTCCTTAATCTGCTTAGACATGGTCAAGAAAGCTTGTTCGACATTGGTGGCGTTCTTAGCGGAGGTTTCGAGGAAGGGAATACCAAGCTCGTCGGCGAAAGCCTTGGCTTCCGCATACTCCACAACCTTTTTAGTCGCCAAATCAGACTTGTTACCAACCAAGAGCTTGTTGACACCTTCAACAGCGTATCGATCGATTTCTTGCAACCATTGCTTAACATTGGTGTAGGTGTCTAGACCTCATGGTCAGAAGTTACAGGCAATAAAATCAAACAAATAACTCACCCCGATCGGTGACGTCGTAGACTACTATGATACCGTGCGCACCTCGGTAGTAAGAAGAGGTAATGGTCCTGTGACGCGTTAGACCATACATAACCAAGTATAAGAACATGTCTTACCTGAATCGCTCTTGTCCGGCAGTGTCCCACTATTGAAAGGAACAGCTTGATCAGCATCGCTTATGACCATTTCAGAAGTTAACGCACGATTTGGAGCTTGACAGTCTTGCCTTCAAGCTCGATGGTTCGGATTTTAAAGTCAACCTATGGTATATCAGCATTATGTCCCGCCCTCACATCTATCAAGATCAGTCATCATGTTTCTAACGACGAGATCCCGCCATGGCGCAAAAGCTTGCTTGCCATTCGCTCCTGCCTTTCATGTGCACCTCATTCTCATTCATGGATCGCTCCGTCCCCAAGCGCAATCATAACCGTCTAACTTGCACTTTATCCTCATTCTCTCGCCATACGCATCCCTCCAAGAATCCCTCATTGCCAACGACCCCGGACACGACTCATCCATTTCTCCAGCTAAAACTGAAACCGCAATACTCACGCCGATAGTGGAAATATAAGACTCTGTGTAGGTGTCGTCCGCGAAACGGAGCAACAGACAGGACTTTCCGACACCAGAGTCACCGATAAGGAGGAGCTACAATGTCGGCAAAAGAACATAAATTCACATCAGCTCCTGATCCACATCACACGAGTTGTGTATTCTCGTTTTGGGCCGGAAACCAACCTTGAAAAGGTAGTCGTATTCTGGGGCAGACATTATGGAGTTGTGTTACTTGGTGTTTACTGTTGTAGACCCAGCGATATATAGATTATTGAAGAAAAACGAAACGTCAAAAGGTGGTAAAGTACGGTGTTGGGGTGTTGGTGACGTTGCGGAAAAAGTGATATGATGATGTACGTTGAGCAATATATAGGAGAGTTTGAAGTTACAGATTCAGCCGATGGTTGTAGTCGAACAAAGTAATGCAGATAGACAATAAAAGGTGTTAGCGCCGTACTCATGTCCACCCACAAGCACCACCGGCCAAGCATCTGCACGCGCCCTCTTATCTCGCTGAGGAGCTTTCAACCTCCCCTTTCAACCACCGCTTTCATTCCTTCAACTGTCGACTTACAATGTGGTGAGTAAAAGGGCGTGTGGATAGCTGACAAATTGAACGTAGG
Protein-coding sequences here:
- a CDS encoding GTP-binding protein ypt1, with the protein product MSAPEYDYLFKLLLIGDSGVGKSCLLLRFADDTYTESYISTIGVDFKIRTIELEGKTVKLQIWDTAGQERFRTITSSYYRGAHGIIVVYDVTDRDTYTNVKQWLQEIDRYAVEGVNKLLVGNKSDLATKKVVEYAEAKAFADELGIPFLETSAKNATNVEQAFLTMSKQIKDRMGSSTMASGPGAKSTIKGLGQNVEQKTAGGCC